In the Pungitius pungitius chromosome 5, fPunPun2.1, whole genome shotgun sequence genome, one interval contains:
- the fzd10 gene encoding frizzled-10, which yields MRSTVKPSFLCALLVLWGGGGSAISSIDPDWSGEGRCQHISIPQCKDIGYNMTRMPNLMGHDDQKEAAIKLQEFATLIQFGCHSHLKFFLCSLYAPMCTEQVSNPIPACRVMCEQVKLKCSPILEQFNFPWPDSLDCSRLPTKNDPNNLCMEAPNNGSDEPPKVSHTPPPDFRPQRPLGGQGLHLKDSGSKRTCSNPGKFHFVEKSESCAPKCYPKVDVYWSQGDKHFSLVWIAIWSILCFVSSAFTVLTFLIDPQRFKYPERPIIFLSMSYCVYSVGYLIRLFVGADRIACDRDTGVQYIIQEGLESTGCTIVFLILYYFGMASSLWWVILTLTWFLAAGKKWGHEAIEANSSYFHLAAWAIPAVKTITILVMRKVAGDELTGVCYVGSMDVKALTGFVLIPLSCYLIIGTSFLLSGFVALFHIRKIMKTEGENTDKLEKLMVRIGVFSVLYTVPATCVIGCYFYERLNMDYWRVVAAEQKCMDGSGPESDECAMKASIPAVEIFMVKIFMLLVVGITSGMWIWTSKTLQSWQNVFSRKLKKRTRGKAASVFTSSRPYIKPHPSLKGHSTKYEPTRPPPTCV from the coding sequence ATGCGTTCAACTGTTAAACCCAGCTTCCTCTGTGCGCTGCTGGTCCTCTGGGGCGGCGGTGGTTCGGCCATTAGCTCAATAGACCCAGACTGGTCAGGAGAGGGGAGATGTCAGCACATCAGCATCCCCCAGTGCAAGGACATCGGCTACAACATGACGCGCATGCCAAATCTCATGGGCCACGATGACCAAAAAGAAGCGGCGATAAAGCTGCAGGAGTTTGCGACGCTGATACAGTTTGGATGCCACAGTCATCTCAAATTCTTCCTGTGCTCGCTGTACGCTCCCATGTGCACGGAGCAGGTTTCAAACCCCATCCCGGCCTGTAGGGTGATGTGTGAGCAGGTAAAGCTGAAATGCTCGCCCATCTTGGAACAGTTTAACTTTCCCTGGCCCGACTCTCTGGACTGCTCCCGGCTGCCGACCAAAAACGACCCAAACAACCTGTGCATGGAGGCCCCCAACAACGGCTCAGATGAGCCTCCCAAGGTCTCCCACACCCCGCCCCCGGATTTCCGGCCGCAGCGGCCTCTGGGCGGGCAGGGCCTGCACCTGAAGGACAGCGGCAGCAAGCGCACCTGCAGCAATCCTGGCAAGTTCCATTTTGTGGAGAAGAGCGAGTCCTGTGCCCCCAAATGCTACCCCAAAGTGGACGTGTACTGGAGTCAGGGAGACAAGCATTTTTCTCTGGTGTGGATAGCCATCTGGTCCATCCTCTGCTTCGTCTCCAGCGCCTTCACCGTGCTCACTTTCCTCATAGACCCCCAGCGATTCAAGTACCCGGAGAGGCCGATCATCTTCCTCTCAATGTCCTACTGTGTTTACTCGGTGGGCTACCTCATCAGACTGTTTGTGGGGGCCGACAGAATAGCCTGTGACAGAGACACTGGGGTTCAGTATATCATCCAGGAGGGTCTGGAGAGCACCGGCTGCACCATTGTCTTTCTCATCCTGTACTATTTTGGCATGGCCAGCTCCCTCTGGTGGGTTATCCTGACCCTGACGTGGTTCCTGGCTGCAGGGAAGAAGTGGGGCCACGAGGCTATCGAGGCCAACAGCAGCTACTTCCACCTGGCGGCTTGGGCCATCCCGGCCGTGAAGACCATTACGATTCTGGTGATGAGGAAGGTGGCGGGGGATGAGCTGACGGGCGTCTGCTATGTGGGCAGCATGGACGTCAAGGCGCTCACGGGCTTTGTGCTTATTCCCCTCTCCTGCTACCTCATCATCGGCACCTCGTTCCTGCTCTCTGGCTTTGTGGCCCTCTTCCACATCCGGAAGATCATGAAAACGGAGGGAGAGAACACAGACAAGCTTGAGAAGTTGATGGTCCGCATCGGGGTCTTCTCCGTGCTCTACACCGTTCCGGCCACCTGCGTCATTGGCTGCTACTTCTACGAGAGGCTCAACATGGACTACTGGCGCGTCGTGGCGGCGGAGCAGAAATGCATGGACGGCAGCGGGCCGGAGTCAGACGAGTGCGCCATGAAGGCCTCCATCCCCGCGGTTGAGATCTTCATGGTGAAGATCTtcatgctgctggtggtgggcATCACGAGCGGCATGTGGATCTGGACCTCAAAGACACTGCAGTCGTGGCAGAACGTGTTTAGCAGGAAGCtgaagaagaggacgaggggGAAGGCTGCCAGTGTGTTCACCAGCAGCAGGCCTTACATCAAACCTCACCCGTCTCTCAAAGGGCACAGTACCAAGTATGAACCCACACGGCCCCCTCCAACCTGTGTATAG